One genomic region from Dermacentor variabilis isolate Ectoservices chromosome 6, ASM5094787v1, whole genome shotgun sequence encodes:
- the LOC142585826 gene encoding CAAX prenyl protease 1 homolog, with amino-acid sequence MFTLPAFLAQCCKAAMDVVTSVPLFVGYAIQPYWTERNIFAFALFMSWLTYVWETYLSYRQYKVCKGTPRVPPELTAITDQETFSKARLYSLDKMKFGFYSSIWNELETTVVLLFGGFAFFWNFCEALAARAGAPDHELVITSLFIFGGSLLSTLLDLPWSIYYTFVLEERHGFNKQTPGFFAKDRVKKFFLMQAVILPIACGIVQIIKMGGDYFFIYLWFFTLVVSILMSFIYSDFIAPLLDKFTPLPEGELKTRIEQLAASISFPLKKLLVVEGSKRSSHSNAYFFGMFKEKKIVLFDTLFEKDEVTEGENGEVTSEKEAVESKAVPEKKQHKTGCNNDEILGVLCHELGHWKLSHVIKNFVIGQVHLFFCFMIFSLLYTDDRAYRAFGFYNSKPIFIGLMLIFMYIFSPYNTLVDFLMTALSRRFEFQADAFARGMHHASFLRSALIKLNRDNLSFPVYDWLYSSWHHSHPPVLERIRALGKID; translated from the exons ATGTTTACCCTGCCAGCTTTCTTGGCGCAATGCTGCAAAGCAGCTATGGATGTGGTGACTAGCGTGCCTCTGTTCGTCGGTTATGCGATTCAGCCGTATtggacagaaagaaacatttttgcatTCGCGCTGTTTATGTCATGGTTAACCTACGTCTGGGAGACGTACCTGTCCTACAGGCAG TACAAGGTGTGCAAAGGTACGCCCCGAGTTCCTCCCGAGCTAACGGCTATAACGGACCAAGAGACATTCTCAAAAGCGAGGCTGTACTCGCTCGACAAGATGAAGTTTGGTTTCTACTCGAGTATCTGGAACGAGCTGGAAACAACG GTCGTGCTGCTGTTTGGTGGCTTTGCCTTCTTCTGGAATTTCTGTGAGGCCTTGGCGGCCAGAGCTGGTGCTCCCGACCATGAG CTTGTGATCACATCTCTGTTCATTTTTGGAGGATCCCTGCTGTCCACACTGCTTGATTTGCCGTGGTCAATATACTATACCTTTGTGCTTGAGGAGCGCCATGGCTTTAACAAACAG ACTCCCGGGTTCTTCGCAAAGGATAGAGTAAAGAAGTTCTTTCTGATGCAAGCTGTCATTCTACCAATTGCTTGTGGCATTGTCCAAATCATCAAGATGGGTGGAGACTATTTCTTTATCTACCTGTGGTTCTTCACCCTCGTTGTCTCGATT CTCATGTCATTCATCTACTCAGACTTCATTGCACCACTTTTGGACAAGTTCACGCCACTGCCTGAAGGAGAGCTGAAAACCAGGATTGAACAGCTGGCAGCCAGCATCAGTTTCCCACTCAAAAAGCTTTTGGTTGTAGAAG GTTCAAAGAGGTCATCACACAGCAATGCATACTTCTTTGGGATGTTCAAGGAGAAGAAGATTGTCTTATTCGACACCTTGTTTGAGAAAGATGAGGTGACTGAAGGTGAAAATGGGGAAGTTACCAGTGAAAAGGAAGCAGTCGAATCTAAG GCAGTGCCTGAAAAGAAGCAACACAAGACTGGCTGCAACAATGATGAGATTCTTGGAGTTCTGTGCCATGAACTAGGACACTGGAAGCTTAGCCACGTGATTAAAAATTTCGTCATAGGCCAG GTCCACCTATTCTTTTGCTTCATGATCTTCTCCCTGCTCTATACGGATGACCGGGCATACAGGGCATTTGGTTTCTACAACTCCAAGCCCATCTTCATTGGGCTGATGCTGATCTTCATGTACATATTTTCACCTTACAACACT CTTGTTGACTTCCTGATGACTGCCTTGAGCCGGCGCTTCGAGTTCCAAGCGGATGCCTTTGCGCGTGGCATGCATCATGCGTCATTTCTGCGAAGTGCGCTGATCAAGCTGAACCGAGACAACCTCAGCTTCCCCGTCTATGACTGGCTCTACTCCTCGTGGCATCACTCACACCCGCCAGTGCTCGAGCGTATTCGTGCACTCGGCAAAATTGATTAA